In one window of Gammaproteobacteria bacterium DNA:
- a CDS encoding tyrosine-type recombinase/integrase yields the protein MRIHRSCTLTDAIALYLDDCLSRGQSSLTITNKRWILDGFKHWCAVAGVTHAHQLRGSALEAYRRSLVTHRGRRDSPLAPGTIRNRLTVVVLLCQALYRRRLIRVDPTVDFVLPRLPRRLPRGILSVREIEVICTQSQRRGIRGIRDRALVEVLYATGIRRIELSRLDLPDVDLEVGTVVVRRGKGGHDRRVPMHARACRLVHHYLREVRPALECDESGQALFLSNYGTRISRSTLSRKIGQSIRRSGALVSGACSVFRHSAATHMLDHGADIRYMQEFLGHADISTTQIYTHVSQRELRAVYARTHPLAREADAWAPPAAGARGVV from the coding sequence ATGCGCATACACCGATCCTGTACGCTTACTGACGCTATAGCGCTGTATCTCGATGACTGCCTCTCCCGCGGGCAGAGCAGCCTGACCATTACGAATAAACGCTGGATCCTCGATGGGTTTAAGCACTGGTGCGCGGTCGCGGGTGTCACCCACGCGCACCAGCTTCGGGGATCGGCGCTGGAAGCCTACCGCCGATCACTGGTGACTCACCGTGGTCGGCGTGACTCGCCGCTTGCGCCAGGCACGATCCGTAATCGCCTCACGGTGGTTGTGCTCCTGTGCCAAGCGCTGTATCGCCGCCGCCTGATCCGGGTTGACCCCACAGTCGATTTTGTTTTGCCTCGGCTTCCCCGACGACTGCCGCGTGGCATCCTCAGCGTGCGCGAGATCGAAGTCATCTGTACCCAGTCCCAGCGTCGGGGGATCAGGGGTATCCGGGATCGCGCGCTCGTTGAAGTGCTCTACGCAACAGGCATACGCCGGATCGAGCTGTCACGGCTCGATCTCCCCGACGTGGACCTGGAGGTCGGTACCGTCGTGGTCCGTCGGGGCAAGGGTGGGCATGATCGGCGGGTGCCGATGCATGCACGTGCCTGCCGGTTGGTGCACCATTATCTTCGAGAGGTGCGTCCTGCCCTTGAATGCGACGAGAGTGGTCAGGCGCTGTTTCTCTCGAACTACGGCACACGCATCTCCCGCAGCACGCTTAGCCGCAAGATTGGGCAGTCCATTCGGCGTAGCGGCGCGTTGGTCTCCGGCGCCTGCTCGGTGTTCCGCCACTCGGCAGCAACTCACATGCTCGACCACGGGGCCGATATCCGCTACATGCAGGAGTTCCTGGGGCATGCCGATATCAGCACCACGCAGATCTATACGCATGTCTCGCAGCGGGAACTGCGCGCGGTCTATGCCCGGACGCATCCGCTGGCGCGGGAGGCAGATGCGTGGGCGCCACCCGCCGCGGGAGCCAGAGGTGTTGTCTGA
- a CDS encoding dimethylargininase, with protein sequence MNRYIAITRTISERFRDCELTHIAREPIDMQRAVAQHEAYENALRALDVSVVRLPAEPSLPDSVFVEDCAVVLDECAIITRPGAASRRAETATVAAALRTYRALHFIETPGTIDGGDVLCVGQRIYIGLGTRSNADAIDQLRKIVVRHGYSVSAVPLRSCLHLKSAVTRVGESTLLINPAWVDKSCFQDVDFIAVDPAEPAAANAVLIGSRVLFPAHFPATRARLVASGISPRIVHASEVAKAEGAVSCCSLVFEEKIP encoded by the coding sequence ATGAACCGGTACATTGCAATCACCCGCACCATCAGCGAGCGGTTTCGCGATTGCGAACTCACCCATATCGCGCGTGAGCCCATCGACATGCAACGGGCCGTCGCGCAGCACGAGGCCTACGAGAATGCACTGCGCGCCCTGGATGTGAGCGTTGTACGCCTGCCAGCCGAACCCTCTCTGCCCGATTCGGTGTTCGTGGAAGACTGCGCCGTGGTGCTCGATGAGTGCGCGATCATTACCCGTCCGGGCGCCGCATCACGCAGGGCGGAAACCGCTACGGTTGCCGCTGCGCTGAGGACGTATCGCGCACTGCATTTCATCGAGACACCGGGGACCATCGACGGCGGCGATGTGCTGTGTGTCGGCCAGCGTATCTACATCGGTCTGGGTACGCGCAGCAATGCGGACGCGATCGATCAGCTGCGGAAAATCGTCGTCCGCCACGGGTACAGCGTCAGCGCGGTTCCGCTGCGCAGCTGCCTGCACCTGAAATCGGCGGTGACGCGCGTGGGTGAATCGACCCTGCTGATCAACCCGGCATGGGTGGACAAATCCTGCTTCCAGGATGTCGATTTCATCGCGGTGGATCCGGCGGAACCCGCGGCGGCCAACGCGGTACTGATTGGCAGCAGGGTGCTTTTTCCGGCCCACTTTCCCGCCACCCGCGCACGGCTCGTCGCCAGTGGCATATCCCCGAGAATCGTGCATGCGAGCGAAGTTGCCAAGGCCGAGGGCGCGGTGAGTTGTTGCAGCCTGGTGTTTGAGGAAAAGATCCCCTGA